One segment of Echeneis naucrates chromosome 15, fEcheNa1.1, whole genome shotgun sequence DNA contains the following:
- the npm3 gene encoding nucleoplasmin-3, whose product MSFHEDESADVGLAGQSKLESFLFSCELSSKVPFYTFQGDEEEDLEHFLELRTICLGEGAKEESNVVEVTAMNHQGKTISVPIANLHVSCLPMVSLGEFELKAPVTMRLKAGSGPVTVSGLHLIASEVEDSDLSDEDDDEEDDEDDEEEEEEIAPIKPAKKKQKH is encoded by the exons ATGTCTTTCCATGAAGATGAATCGGCGGATGTCGGACTCGCTGGACAATCAAAGTTGGAGAGCTTCCTGTTCA GCTGCGAACTGTCCTCCAAAGTCCCTTTCTACACTTTCCagggagatgaagaggaggaccTGGAGCACTTCCTTGAACTCAGAACA ATTTGTCTCGGGGAAGGTGCCAAGGAGGAGAGCAACGTGGTGGAGGTAACAGCCATGAACCACCAAGGAAAGACCATTTCTGTGCCCATCGCTAACCTTCACGTCAGCTGCCTGCCCATG GTGAGTCTGGGAGAGTTCGAGCTGAAAGCCCCGGTGACCATGCGGCTCAAGGCTGGTTCAGGGCCAGTGACTGTCAGCGGGCTGCACCTCATTG CCTCAGAGGTTGAAGATTCAGATTTGTccgatgaagatgatgatgaggaggatgacgaggacgacgaggaggaggaggaagagatcGCCCCCATTAAGCCagcaaagaaaaagcagaagcatTAG